A part of Lactobacillus sp. ESL0700 genomic DNA contains:
- a CDS encoding GntR family transcriptional regulator — MQKPLYRQVISDLEKRIGQLKPNDKLPSERQLLMQYSVSRNTIRLALQDLEERGLIYRLHGKGTFVSSMYLNQTNIGGMYSFSEEVKRAGQKATTKNYSLELVVPSKQIAEQLNLNEGEQTYKLVRIRLANDEPRILSTTYLPEPLFPDLKLSDLKVDPLYSVLKNKYHQLSVMAFEDVQAVSLTAVECKFLAEKVGAPSLKIYRKTINDKNIPVEFTISLARGDRFIYRSRQYNHLI; from the coding sequence ATGCAAAAACCATTATATCGGCAAGTTATTTCAGATTTAGAAAAAAGAATTGGCCAGCTAAAGCCAAATGACAAATTACCTAGTGAGCGGCAGTTGTTAATGCAGTATTCCGTTAGTCGCAACACGATTAGACTAGCACTGCAGGACTTAGAAGAGCGGGGCTTAATCTATCGGTTACATGGCAAAGGCACTTTTGTGTCAAGCATGTACCTTAATCAAACTAATATTGGCGGGATGTATTCTTTTTCAGAGGAAGTCAAACGCGCGGGGCAAAAAGCAACTACCAAAAATTACAGCTTAGAATTGGTAGTACCTAGTAAGCAAATTGCTGAGCAATTGAACTTAAATGAGGGCGAGCAAACTTATAAATTAGTTCGTATTCGCTTGGCCAATGATGAGCCGCGAATCTTAAGTACAACATATTTACCGGAGCCACTTTTTCCGGATCTTAAACTTAGTGACTTGAAGGTTGACCCTCTTTATAGTGTGTTAAAAAATAAGTATCATCAGCTTAGTGTGATGGCTTTTGAAGATGTTCAGGCTGTGAGCTTGACCGCTGTTGAATGTAAATTCTTGGCAGAAAAAGTTGGCGCTCCAAGTTTGAAAATTTATCGTAAGACGATTAATGATAAAAATATTCCTGTTGAATTCACAATCTCGTTAGCTCGCGGGGACAGGTTTATTTATCGTTCAAGACAGTACAATCATTTAATTTAA
- the lacG gene encoding 6-phospho-beta-galactosidase: MMSILNRVQKLPKDFVWGGDTAAYQVEGSTQVDGKGKTMWDDYLKKQGRFSPDPASDFYNRYPEDIALAKKYGLNAIRVSIAWTRIFPKGYGQVNQKGVDYYHRLFKECLDNGIEPYVSLHHFDSPKTLFEDGDWLNRKNIDYFVDYAKFCFQEFQEVKNWFTINELISLAYSQYIAGTFPPNHHFDVTSAIQAEHNELLAHARVVNLYKEMGLPGRIGLIHVLQPVYPISDSEDDKHAAKLEDAFLNKFLLDGTFLGYYSEDTMSSINEILRLNNAELDIQDGDLDILEKAASQNDIFGLNYYQNQFIKAYHGESENHFNGTGDKGTSSFKFKGVGETVKKPGVPTTDWDWNIFPKGLYDVLKRVSKDYPNCPTIYVTENGLGYKDKFVGADQIIDDQPRIDFIDQHVDALLKARSEGVNVQGYFVWSLQDQFSWANGYNKRYGLFYVDFDTQKRYVKKSALWFKALADTMK; this comes from the coding sequence ATCATGAGCATATTAAATAGAGTACAAAAGTTACCTAAGGACTTTGTTTGGGGAGGAGACACTGCTGCATATCAAGTTGAAGGTAGTACGCAAGTTGACGGCAAAGGAAAGACAATGTGGGATGATTATTTAAAAAAGCAAGGAAGATTTTCACCTGATCCAGCCAGTGATTTTTATAATCGTTATCCTGAAGATATTGCATTAGCTAAAAAGTATGGCTTAAACGCTATTCGTGTTTCAATTGCTTGGACAAGAATTTTTCCTAAGGGTTATGGACAGGTCAATCAGAAAGGTGTTGATTATTACCACCGGTTATTTAAAGAATGCTTGGATAATGGAATTGAACCGTACGTAAGTCTTCATCATTTTGATAGCCCTAAAACATTATTTGAAGATGGTGATTGGCTCAATCGTAAAAATATTGATTATTTTGTAGATTATGCTAAGTTCTGTTTTCAAGAATTTCAAGAAGTTAAAAATTGGTTTACAATAAATGAATTGATTTCTCTAGCTTATTCACAATATATCGCAGGAACTTTCCCACCTAATCATCATTTTGATGTTACTAGTGCAATTCAGGCTGAGCACAATGAATTACTTGCCCACGCACGTGTGGTTAATTTGTATAAAGAAATGGGATTACCTGGAAGAATTGGTTTGATCCATGTTTTGCAACCAGTTTATCCTATTTCTGATTCTGAAGATGATAAACATGCTGCTAAGTTAGAAGATGCATTCTTAAATAAGTTTTTGCTTGATGGCACATTTTTAGGTTATTATTCTGAAGATACGATGTCTTCAATCAATGAAATTTTGCGGTTAAACAATGCGGAGTTAGATATTCAAGATGGGGACTTAGATATTTTAGAAAAAGCAGCTTCGCAGAATGATATTTTTGGCTTAAATTATTATCAAAATCAATTTATTAAAGCATATCATGGTGAAAGTGAGAATCACTTTAACGGAACTGGAGATAAAGGTACATCTTCGTTTAAGTTTAAGGGCGTTGGTGAAACGGTAAAGAAGCCGGGAGTACCAACTACTGATTGGGACTGGAATATTTTTCCTAAAGGTCTTTATGATGTATTAAAACGAGTAAGTAAAGATTATCCAAATTGCCCAACTATCTATGTTACTGAGAATGGATTAGGGTATAAAGATAAGTTTGTTGGTGCCGATCAAATTATTGATGACCAACCAAGAATTGATTTCATTGATCAACATGTTGACGCGCTTCTTAAAGCTAGAAGTGAAGGCGTAAATGTTCAAGGCTATTTTGTTTGGTCATTACAAGATCAGTTTTCATGGGCTAACGGATATAATAAGCGCTATGGCTTATTTTATGTTGATTTTGATACTCAAAAGCGATATGTCAAAAAGAGTGCCTTATGGTTTAAAGCACTAGCAGATACTATGAAGTAA